The genomic segment CAGCATGCCGCTCATGCCGGCGCCCATCATCTCGTTATCCTTCATCATGCCTTTGTCCTGCATCATGCCCTTGCCCTTTTCCATCATGTCGGCGCGGGCCGGGTGAGAGGCGAGACCAAACGCCAACACGAGGGCGGCAACAGTGACTTGCGTCGGGTTCATCGGAGTCCTCCTTGGGGTTGAGGGATCATTGGTGACCCTCCGGTGGCGCGAGGGTTTCTGCGAGCAGTGTTTGGATCATGCCTTCGGTTTCGTCGTACCCACCTTCACCCACGCGCACGTAGCGGATGGTGCCGCGCTTGTCGATCAGGTACATGGCGGGCCAGTAGTGATTGCCGTAGCTGTTCCAGATCGTGTAGGCGTTGTCGGTGATGACGGGGTATCGGATGTCGTGATCACCGACGTAGCGGGTCACTGCGGCAGTGTCTTTCTCGTACGCGAACTCCGGGGTGTGCACACCCACCACGACCAGCCCTTGGTCCGCGTACCGCTCATGCCACGCCTTGACCTGGGGCTCCACGTTGCGGCAGTTGAAGCACCCGAACGTCCAGAACTCCACGAGCACCACGGACCCGCGCAGGGATTGGACGGACAAAGGCTCGGAGTTGATCCACGCCGTGCCCGCGAGGTCCGGGGCTTGGCGT from the Nitrospirota bacterium genome contains:
- a CDS encoding redoxin domain-containing protein — translated: MTPARTAGVLRCERGALVAWLGLLTALLAIGAVALSTAQAFTGRQAPDLAGTAWINSEPLSVQSLRGSVVLVEFWTFGCFNCRNVEPQVKAWHERYADQGLVVVGVHTPEFAYEKDTAAVTRYVGDHDIRYPVITDNAYTIWNSYGNHYWPAMYLIDKRGTIRYVRVGEGGYDETEGMIQTLLAETLAPPEGHQ